ATACGAACCGGACGGCACCAGGTGGTACAGCAGACCGTTGTAGGTGCCGGCCAGCCTGGTGAGATCGTTCGTCGTGCTGGCGAAGCCCAGGAACGGATAGAAATCGAAGTGTCGGTTCGGCACCGCGCCGACATGATCGATGACGCCCTGAATGACGGTCAGTCCGTCGTACTCGACAGTCGCGCCCGGAATGCCGCCGCCGGCTACGCCCTGGCCGACCAGGATCATCGGCGGATTCGGGTTGTTGACGAAGTCGGGTGTCGTATAGGTCGTGCCGTTGGCGGGCGCGATGCCGGTGCCTTTGCCGAGAATGAATGCGCAACGGGTTTGCTCCGCGGTCGGCAGCGTGCCGGTCGGCGGATGGATCACCGCACCGGTGATCTGCGTGCCTTCGCGCGTGATCGTGACGTCGGCGCTGGTCAGCGGGATCGGCGACTTGAGCCACTTCAGCGTATAGGTCATCGCCGTCGCGTCGATGTTCAGTTGCACCACTTCGCCACTACCCGCGCCACCGAGGAAGGTGCTCTTGACGATGTCGGCAGTCGCCGGGCACAACGCCACCGCGCCGGCGCCTGAGGCGGGCGGCCCTTGCACGCCGCAACTCGCGCCTGAACATTGCGGTGCGTTGATCGCGCCTGGGTTGTCGGCTTTGCCGCCGCCGCAAGCAATCAGGAACGGAACCGTGGCAATGGCCATCGCCAGGCTTCGAGTAATGGCGTGCGACATGCTTCTGTCTCCCTTCATGTAATTGTGCGAACTAATTTCGCTGCACGATTAATGGCTGTCAATTGAATGAGCCGTCTAAAAATAATGATTCAAACAGTGCGATTTTTTACCAGACGCGCAGCGCGCGGGGATGTGCCGGGCTTTTAAACAAAAAAGGATTTTTCGCTTGTGAGACGGCATCGGTGCTCCACCGCACTCCCTTACCAGGTAAGCGTTAGAGCAAAATGGCTCTATGATCTGCGAACGACCGTTCGCGAAAAAATCCGGAGTTTCCCTATGCGGAAAACTATGCGCTACGCGGCGATATCAGGAATGAATTACCGGTGATTTGTTAAGCAATCCGTTTTTATTTTTTAAGTAATACGGGCTACTACTGATTAAACGCGGAAAAGGAATTTTGAGCGGCGGGATTTTAAAAAAAGAAAGGCCGGTCTTTGTAGACCGGCCTTTCAATATATTGACGGAGAATTACCGTCCGTAATTTCCAGCTCGAATAGCGTGATTAACGTTTCAAGCCGCTTTCCTCCGTGGCGCCGACCGCGAGGTTCATGCACTGGATGGCTGCGCCCGAGGCGCCCTTGCCCAGATTGTCCAGCCGCGCGACGGTCACGAAGCGCTCTTCGTTGCCGAACACGAACAGGTCGACACGGTTCGTGTCGTTGTTCGCCTGCACGTCGAAGAAACCGCTGTCGAGGTTTGCTTCCGCGTCGAACGGTGCGACGTGCACGAACGCCTCGCCCGCGTAATACTCGGCGAACAGCGCCTGCACGTCTTGCGGCGTGGCCTTCTTCGCCAGCTGGTTCGGCGAGAAGAAGGTGGTGACCGCGAGACCCTTGTAGAAATCGCCGACGATCGGCGTAAAGATCGGCGCCGACTTCAGGCCCGTATGCGCGGCCATTTCCGGCAGATGCTTGTGGGTGAGGCCGAGCGCGTACGGACGCGGGCTCTTGAGCTTGTCGTTACTTCCGGCTTCGTAGTCGGCGATCATTTTCTTGCCGCCGCCGCTGTAGCCGGTGATCGAGTACGCATGCGCGGCGAACTCGGGCGCCACCACGCCGGCTTCGACCAGCGGACGCATGGCGAGCACGAAGGCCGACGCATGACAGCCCGGCACGGCAATGCGTTTCGCCGTGCGCAGACGCTCGCGTTGCGAGCGGGCCAGTTCGGGCAGGCCGTAAGCCCAGTCGGCGGACGTGCGGAACGCGGTGCTGGCATCGATCAGCACCGTGCGATCGTTCTCCACCAGCGAAGCGGATTCGCGCGAGGCGACATCCGGCAGGCACAGGAACGTGACCTCCGACGCGTTGATGAGACGACGGCGCTCTTCGAGGTCTTTGCGCTTTGCTTCTTCGATACGCAGGATCTCAACGTCGGCGCGCTGCGACAGGTATTCAAAAATCTTCAGGCCGGTCGTGCCTTCCTGTCCGTCGACAAAAACTTTCGTGCTCATCTCGCTCTCACTGGCTTGCTGGAAACGGGGCGCGACAGCGCGCCGGAACGTCATTTTAAGACGTGACGGCGCCGGACGTGCAAAAGCGGTGAAAAAACGACGATGCGCGCCGAACATGACATCGGCGTGACCCGTTATGCAGCAGATGCAAGCCGATGCCGGCCGGATCGCGGCAATCCGCGCGTCAGCGGGCCGCGGCGATCCAGCGCGCCGTGACCGCGGCCACGCGTGTGCCGAACATCCGCGCCGTTTCCAGATCGCCGGCGGGCGGTGCTTCTTCCGGCGAGGCGTCGGCCGGCGACTGCGTGAGCAGGCCGGTAAAGCCGCCCACATAGTTCAGGTCGTTGCGGGTGGCCGCCTTGGTGTTCGACGGCATCATGCCGGTGCCCGCCCAGATCATGCTGTGCTGCATGGCCAGCGTGACGAAGTACTGGATCGTCGAGAACTTGTCGCCGTTCATGGTCGCCGAGTTGGTGAAGCCGGCCGCGATCTTGTCCTTCCACGTCTGGCCGAACCACGGCTTCGAGCTCGCGTCGGCGAATTTCTTGAAGTCGGCGGAGGGGCCGCCCATGTACGTCGGCGCGCCGAAGATAATGGCGTCGGCCGCGGCCAGCTCGGCCCACGCTGCGTCGTCGATCTCGCCGACCGGCATCAGTTTCGCGTCCGCGCCGGCTTCGAGGGCGCCCGCCAGCACGGACTCGGCGACTTTCTTCGTGTGGCCGTAGCCGCTGTGATAAACGATGACGATCTTCGACATGACAAACTCCAGCAAAGTGAAAAGACGATGGGTCGGGCACGGCAATGGTGCGCTCGTGCAGCGGCACGACAGCGGCAAGCATGGCGCACACCGCCAGGCTGCACATCAGCGGGCACAGATGACGGAAATTCCGCGCGAGCGGCAATACGATGCAAGCCATGCGCCATGCGCCATGCGCCATGCGCCATGCGCCATGCGCCATGCGCCGGGCTCCGGGCTCCGGGCTCCGGCTCGGGCCCCGGCTCGGGCCGGCGGTCATGCCGTTCGGTTTGCTCGCGCCGCGCCGCGATGCACCACGATGCGCTGCAGTGCGCGAGGTTAGCGCCCGTAATTGACCACCATCCGCGCAAAGCCGAGCGTGGCGGTGCCGATCTCATGATCGAACATCAGCGCGGGACGGCCTTGCGCGAGGCGTAGGTCGGCGGTGCTGAGCGCATAAACGGTGATGATGTAGCGATGCGGTTTGCCCGGCGGCGGACAGGGACCGCCATAGCCGTCGGTATCGAAGTCGTTGCGCGCTTCGACCGCACCGAGTTTGCTGAGGAAGCCCGAAGAACTCGCGTTCTCCGGCAAGCTGCTGACCGTGGCCGGAATGCCCGCCACCGACCAGTGCCACCAGCCGCGGCCCGGCGCATCCTGATCGAACATGGTGATCGCGAAGCTGCGCGTGCCGGGCGGCGCGTCGCGCCACGAAAGTTGCGGTGAGCGGTTGCCGCCTTTGCAGTCGTCCTGATTGAATACCTGAGCGTCCGCCACGGTGCCGCCGGCACGGAAGCTGGCGCTGGTCAGCGCGAACGCGCCTTCGGCAAGGGCGTGTGGTCCGTGCGCGGCCAGTAGCGCGAGACCCAGCATCACGCAGGGGAACGACGGTAGACGGCGCGACGGCGAAGCAATCGAAACAACCAGGCAACGCGAGCGCATGTGCCGGTTCTCCTGTGAGGGCGCGAGGCGGTTGTCCTCGCGATGGTTATTGTCCCTATTTTGTGCCCCAAGGTCGATCCAAGTCTAACATTAGCTCTACGACGCATCATTGTTGCGGTCCGCTGGAATTTGCGGACCGTAATCGGCTATAGTCGGAGGAATTATCCGAGCCGTGATAGGCCGCGTCCTCACCCGTTTGAGTAGCTAGAATATAAAAGACATGTCGGAAGTTCTGGAGAGAGATTTACCTGTTGAGGGGAGGGCAATGCAAGATCCAGTCAGGGTCGTGGTCGCTGACGACCATCCGGTTATTCTGTTCGGCGCCGAACAGGCTTTGCTCAAGTTCCCCGGTCTGCAGGTCGTCGCGCGTGCGCGACAGTCAACCGAGTTGATCAAAGTGCTGCAAACCATTGCCTGCGACGTGCTCGTCACGGATCTGGCAATGCCAGGCGGTCAGTACGGCGACGGGTTGCCGCTGATCGGCTATCTGCGCCGCAACTTCCCCAATCTTCCCATCGTCGTCCTGACGATGCTGGAGAACGCCGCGTTGCTCAAGCGACTGAGCGAACTCGGCGTGACGTCCGTCGTCAACAAGTCGGACGATCTCAGCCACATTGGGCTCGCGGTGCAGCACGTCAGCCGCCACATTGAATACATGAGCCCGTCGGTCAAGGCATCGCTCGATACGCTGCGCATGAATGCCGGTGGCAAGAACGACGAAGTGATGCTGTCCAAACGCGAACTGGAAGTGGTGCGTCTGTTCGTGTCGGGCATGACGATCAAGGAGATATCGGAGCATCTCAACCGCAGCATCAAGACTATCAGCACGCAGAAGAACACCGCCATGCGCAAGCTCGGCATCGAGCGCGATTCCGAGTTGTTCCAGTACGCGCAGAGCAATGGCTTGCTGAACCTGTCGTCGCATTCAACGGAAGACAAAGGCGGAGTGTCTTAAAGTCGTGTACGAGGGTTAAGGCAAAAATAGAAAAGGGCGCCTGTCGATAAGACAGGCGCCCTTTTTATTCAATCCGCGCGAGGCGGAGAGGTTTACTGCGGCGTCGAGGTAGCGCCGCCGTGCGCAGCCGACCATTCAGCCGGTGCGTGCAGAAATTTTTCCACTTCGTCCAGCGTCTTGGTGTCGAAGTAGTTGTTTTCCTTCGCGACGCGCAGCACGTCCCACCACGTGGCGAGCGCGTGCAGATCGACGTCGATGTCTTTCAGCACCGACACGCTTTCCTTGAAGATGTTGTAGTGGAACAGCACGAAGCAGTGGTTCACCGTGGCGCCGGCAGTGCGCAGCGCGTTGATGAAGTTGATCTTGCTGCGGCTGTCGGTGGTCAGGTCTTCGACCAGCAGCACGCGTTGACCTTCGGTCAGCAGGCCTTCGATCTGCGCGTTACGGCCGAAACCCTTCGGCTTCTTGCGCACGTATTGCATCGGCACCATCAGGCGATCGGAGAGCCATGCCGCGAACGGGATGCCAGCGGTTTCGCCACCGGCGACCGCGTCGATCTGCTCATAGCCGACGTCGCGCAGAATCGTGGTCTCGGCCATTTCCATCAGGCCGCGGCGCACGCGCGGATACGAGATCAGCTTGCGGCAGTCGATGTAAACCGGACTCGCCCAGCCGGACGTGAAAATGTACGGTTTCTCCGCGTTGAAGTGCACGGCTTGCACTTCGAGCAGCATTTTGGCGGTCGTGTCGGAGATCGTCTGGCGATCGAAGCCTGTCATGGGCGGAATCCTTGGGTGTGAGCGGGGAGAAGCGGGCGCGGGGCCCGGTGGCGCAGCAAGCGTGGTATTCCGCGCCATGTTGGGCGGAGTACGCGGCCGGTCAGTGGAGTGCAGGCCGGTTTTTGCTGCGCGCGTAGGCCGACATTTTACCCGAAACGGACCCTTCCGAGGAGCCTGTCGTGCGTGGCGGCGCCGAATGACGGCCACAACGGACGCATCGGGCGGCCTTGCCAGACACCGAAGGGCGGCGCAGGGCACTCGCCTCGGCGAATGCTTTTTGGCTCGCTTGTGAGCCGCCAAGGGCACCTTTACACTCACGCGAATTTCTCGGGCGCGTGCCGCTGTTGCCGCCCATTTGACCTACGGAATCCTTTCAATGAACGCCGCTCCCTCCGCCACCGATTCCCGCGCACTAGTGAGAAATGGCTACGCCGGCCGAGCGCTGATCGCCTCGGTGCTCGGATACGCAATGGACGGCTTCGATCTGCTGATTCTCGGCTTCATGCTGCCGGTGATTGCCGCCGATCTGCATCTGAGCTCCGCACAGGCCGGTTCGCTCGTTACATGGACGCTGATCGGCGCGGTCGCGGGTGGCGTGATCTTCGGCGTGCTGAGCGACTATTTCGGCCGCGTGCGCATGCTGACGTGGACGATCCTGATCTTCGCCGTGTTCACCGGCTTGTGCGCACTGGCCCAAGGCTATGCCGACCTGCTGACCTACCGGACCATTGCCGGGATCGGGCTCGGTGGCGAGTTCGGCATCGGCATGACGCTGGTGGCCGAAGCGTGGCCGGCGTCGCAGCGGGCGCGCGTGTCGTCGTATGTCGGGTTGGGATGGCAGCTCGGCGTGTTGGCCGCAGCGTTGCTGACGCCGCTGCTGTTGCCGGCGATCGGCTGGCGCGGCATGTTCGCGCTCGGACTCTTGCCGGCGGTGGTGTCGTTCTTCGTGCGGCGCCGCGTCGAGGAGCCGGCACTTTTCACCGAGCGTGCGGCGCGCGGCATGCGCAAGCTGCCGCTGAAACTGCTTGTGGCCGATGGTCGCACCACGCGCGCCAGCATCGGCGTCGCGATTCTCTGTTCGGTGCAGAACTTCGGCTATTACGGTTTGATGATCTGGCTGCCGAGCTATCTGTCGAAAACCTTCGGCTATTCGCTGACCAAATCCGGACTGTGGACCGCCGTGACGGTTCTCGGCATGGCGTGCGGCATCTGGCTGTTCGGGATTGCCGCCGACCGCTTCGGCCGCAAGCCGGCCTTTCTCTTCTATCAGGCGGGCGCGGTGGTGATGGTATTCGTCTACGCTCATCTGGGCACGCCGATGGCGCTCCTGATTGGCGGCGCGGCGATGGGCGTATTCGTCAACGGCATGATCGGCGGTTACGGCGCGCTGATCTCCGAGCTTTATCCCACCGACGCGCGCGCCACCGCGCAGAACGTGCTCTTCAATGTCGGCCGCGCGGTGGGCGGTTTCGGGCCCGTGGTGGTGGGCGCTCTGGCCGCGCGTTATTCATTCGGCGCGGCGCTCGCTTTGCTCGCGTCGATCTACTTGCTCGACATCTGCGCCACGCTCTTCCTGATTCCCGAACGACGGGGCGCGGAGCTCGAGTGAGCGCGAACGGCCTGTGCGTGACCTGCGGCTGATAAAGCGCAAGACCGCCGCCTGATGCGGCGCCGCAGCATTGCGCGCACCTTGTTTCGCCGATGGCGAGTCACGTTAACCAGTCAGTGCATCGCCTCATTCGGGGTGTACACTAACCGGCCCGCGAAGCACTCCGCATCGTCCTGT
The nucleotide sequence above comes from Paraburkholderia sp. FT54. Encoded proteins:
- a CDS encoding DUF2957 domain-containing protein; its protein translation is MSHAITRSLAMAIATVPFLIACGGGKADNPGAINAPQCSGASCGVQGPPASGAGAVALCPATADIVKSTFLGGAGSGEVVQLNIDATAMTYTLKWLKSPIPLTSADVTITREGTQITGAVIHPPTGTLPTAEQTRCAFILGKGTGIAPANGTTYTTPDFVNNPNPPMILVGQGVAGGGIPGATVEYDGLTVIQGVIDHVGAVPNRHFDFYPFLGFASTTNDLTRLAGTYNGLLYHLVPSGSYAATATNTVETFDAAGNCTGSNPANAAFTPSPSGCLTTGTAWTANSSGYFDSQNAPQIGAQLKLPPLNKPSGVSAQAHMILGQINGATVPLVIRTGSVNLGTPVLFHADAKVDDESGIAMLAVATPLASGGFDGGYAGADSNFKYTAALIQGGVGTFINPSTSAGEDGFGLGYGLPSPGLVGVQQANGQTGLAIASGGLYAIEIQGTVNGGVAPTSQLSSTASSAPYFGIGAQISK
- the argC gene encoding N-acetyl-gamma-glutamyl-phosphate reductase, producing MSTKVFVDGQEGTTGLKIFEYLSQRADVEILRIEEAKRKDLEERRRLINASEVTFLCLPDVASRESASLVENDRTVLIDASTAFRTSADWAYGLPELARSQRERLRTAKRIAVPGCHASAFVLAMRPLVEAGVVAPEFAAHAYSITGYSGGGKKMIADYEAGSNDKLKSPRPYALGLTHKHLPEMAAHTGLKSAPIFTPIVGDFYKGLAVTTFFSPNQLAKKATPQDVQALFAEYYAGEAFVHVAPFDAEANLDSGFFDVQANNDTNRVDLFVFGNEERFVTVARLDNLGKGASGAAIQCMNLAVGATEESGLKR
- a CDS encoding flavodoxin family protein; the encoded protein is MSKIVIVYHSGYGHTKKVAESVLAGALEAGADAKLMPVGEIDDAAWAELAAADAIIFGAPTYMGGPSADFKKFADASSKPWFGQTWKDKIAAGFTNSATMNGDKFSTIQYFVTLAMQHSMIWAGTGMMPSNTKAATRNDLNYVGGFTGLLTQSPADASPEEAPPAGDLETARMFGTRVAAVTARWIAAAR
- a CDS encoding YbhB/YbcL family Raf kinase inhibitor-like protein gives rise to the protein MRSRCLVVSIASPSRRLPSFPCVMLGLALLAAHGPHALAEGAFALTSASFRAGGTVADAQVFNQDDCKGGNRSPQLSWRDAPPGTRSFAITMFDQDAPGRGWWHWSVAGIPATVSSLPENASSSGFLSKLGAVEARNDFDTDGYGGPCPPPGKPHRYIITVYALSTADLRLAQGRPALMFDHEIGTATLGFARMVVNYGR
- a CDS encoding response regulator, whose amino-acid sequence is MQDPVRVVVADDHPVILFGAEQALLKFPGLQVVARARQSTELIKVLQTIACDVLVTDLAMPGGQYGDGLPLIGYLRRNFPNLPIVVLTMLENAALLKRLSELGVTSVVNKSDDLSHIGLAVQHVSRHIEYMSPSVKASLDTLRMNAGGKNDEVMLSKRELEVVRLFVSGMTIKEISEHLNRSIKTISTQKNTAMRKLGIERDSELFQYAQSNGLLNLSSHSTEDKGGVS
- a CDS encoding orotate phosphoribosyltransferase, with amino-acid sequence MTGFDRQTISDTTAKMLLEVQAVHFNAEKPYIFTSGWASPVYIDCRKLISYPRVRRGLMEMAETTILRDVGYEQIDAVAGGETAGIPFAAWLSDRLMVPMQYVRKKPKGFGRNAQIEGLLTEGQRVLLVEDLTTDSRSKINFINALRTAGATVNHCFVLFHYNIFKESVSVLKDIDVDLHALATWWDVLRVAKENNYFDTKTLDEVEKFLHAPAEWSAAHGGATSTPQ
- a CDS encoding MFS transporter, whose protein sequence is MNAAPSATDSRALVRNGYAGRALIASVLGYAMDGFDLLILGFMLPVIAADLHLSSAQAGSLVTWTLIGAVAGGVIFGVLSDYFGRVRMLTWTILIFAVFTGLCALAQGYADLLTYRTIAGIGLGGEFGIGMTLVAEAWPASQRARVSSYVGLGWQLGVLAAALLTPLLLPAIGWRGMFALGLLPAVVSFFVRRRVEEPALFTERAARGMRKLPLKLLVADGRTTRASIGVAILCSVQNFGYYGLMIWLPSYLSKTFGYSLTKSGLWTAVTVLGMACGIWLFGIAADRFGRKPAFLFYQAGAVVMVFVYAHLGTPMALLIGGAAMGVFVNGMIGGYGALISELYPTDARATAQNVLFNVGRAVGGFGPVVVGALAARYSFGAALALLASIYLLDICATLFLIPERRGAELE